The genome window ggctattttaaaataagtatttcacAGGGTACCCAGACTATTATATAGCTGAATGTGATGGAACACACTCTTATGTTTTTGCTCAACTTAATTCTGTAGCTCACAGGCTTTAATGAATCTGATTCATCCCTTTTAACACCACTAAATATCAGTTcattcatatatatttatagtgACACTTCTGTCTCTAAAATCAGTCAGGGCTGGGTATTTCCATGCTAGTATCTTTTGGGAATGTCTTCAGAGAAGTCATTCccaaatgagaaaatgagatgagaaaaaaaaaatccgagTTTCTCTGGCTCACCTCTTCAGTAGTCAGTGAAAAATGGGCTAGGAAGACTTAAAACAATAAACCATAGGACATGTAAACTACAAAATATTAAGACAAAGGTAAATTTGGggagtaaattaaaaaaatgggCAGTTAAATGAATAAGCAAATACATAAGAATGGTTGAGGAAGTGTTGGCTGAATGCAGTGATCTTCtcaaaaagagcaaagaagaaaatgcaatcTGGAGTTGTGCCTCTGTGAAATTGAAACAGTCAGACACCTGGTATTAATGACAGGAGCCACATCTCTCTCAATGACAACCTGTATTTTCCACCCAAGCAACCAAAACAATGAATTTCAGACTTTGCTTAATTGAGCAGTGGTGAAATTACAGGTAATCTAGAAGTAAAAAATGCCTTTGGGTAGAATGCAGACTGCCCCATTTTGCACTAACAGAAAGCCCAGCACAGACCTACTAAtgtatttctgctgcagaagtgaAAACTTCTGAAATCCTAAGGGAACCAATTACTTAAGCAGAGAACTTGGTAATTGATGGGGCTTGAAAACTACTGAGAACTGCCCAAGCAACTCATGTAGGGGAACAGCCCAGTTCTAAAGGGACTAAttacagccctggcagcacacaggagTGAGAGCTTGCCGTGAATGGAGAACACAAGCACTCATTTTTGAACTCGCAGTGTGCCGTTGTTTTATCAAAAATACAAACTAACAACCACCTATACTCAAGGAACCTTGAATTAACTGACTGTATTAACAGGGGCTACAAAATAGCACCGTGTTTCCTTTGTGAATGAAAGATTAATTAGCGCTAGCACACCACAAACACAGGTTTATCAAATGGTTTATGACTAAGGTGATGTGTTTAGTCGGCCCTCACACGAAGCAGGTCTGACgttatttcattttttgatCACTTGCACACAAAAACTGGGATTATATGAGCAGTGACAGTACAGAGGTTCGGTTCCTCCATCCCATCAGCACACAGCCATGGGAATTATGTAAAACAGCAACAGCTGAAAGATTACAGATACTGTGCTCCACGTCAGTGATTTATTTATCCAAATTGGCGGCAGGGTTGGAAAAAGGGTCATGATTTAGAAGCTTCTTGTAACTAGCAGTCCCCAGGACCTTTCTGCTCCTCACTATGATCTACCAGTGTAAACACTGTGAAAAGAGATGATTATAGTTTTAGAACACATCACAAGAGGAGCAAGTATCTAACATTCCATccaaaaataattgctttaacCACCCAAAAGTATCTTTGAAAACTGCAAGAGAAGGGGGTGGCATCCAGAAAGGACTCCATCCAAAAATAATTGCGTTAACCACCCAAAAGTATCTTTGAAAGCTGCAAGAGAAGGGGGTGGCATCCAGAAAGGAGACCTTGTTTTAAGCACAGTATAGGAACTGGTTTTCCTATCCCAGAGGGTGAGCCTTGAGAGGTGATGTGTGCTCTTTCCAAACGCACCAGGGACTCGGGACCAAGGGGGAACAGCCATCAGCACTTTGGACCCACGCCTGGAGAAAGAAATGTggcacccaggagctgctctgttaTGAGCAGTGTGTTACCACTCGCACTTCTGCTGAGGGACTCTGATGAGAAACTGGCCTCCATGCAGATCAGAATGGCAAGAAAGGAATACAAAATGCTATGAACTGTTCAGTTCACCGATCCTGATGCTTCAAGACACGTTAAAtgcactgtgctgcagcaggagggtgtTTTAAGTGGAGGGAGGTAAGCAAACCAGAAAAGTTCACAGCAAAACAGTACCAACAGAAAGCCATCAGTTCCTTCCAAACCTGCAGTACAAGTTTTGGTAACTACAGAATATTACcaatactttttttctggtatGAGCTGTGCCTACATCGCGCCCTGAGCCCTCATGAAACTTTTAGGGCAGTGCCTTagtccctgctcagagctgatgCTACAGAGACCTTGGAATAGCAGCTCTTCAGAACTGCTGAGCTTGgaagaaaagccacagaaaatcCTCAAGGAAGTAAAACATTCTGCAGCATGGATTATGGTTAAAGGATACTCACTGCTATAGTCACTATTCTAATAATGGTCATTACTCTGAGCAGTAAACAGGTAACAGGTAATTATTCTGAGCAGCAAAAAGTTCAGCCCAATCcctgttttgaaatattttccctacTGGCTGTTTTTATACATGATGACaattaagtttttaatttagTAATACACTGCAATTTTGACACCAGATGTCAAAAGCACTTCAGGGGTTTCACAAAACACACAGCCCAGGCCCATGGGGtttaagattttatttagaGACATCCAGCATGGGTTGCAGCCATCATATCCCCATTGAACAATGCTGTGTAGAAGACTTCAACTCTGCAAGAAAAAGACATGGAAGAAATTTAAGAGCCCTGtaataaacatatattttaattagaatttttgATTTGAAGATTGTTTCATCCCCTTCTGGTTTTGCGTCAGAAGCCTTGACTTCCATTAAACCACACCATTCTAAATGCTCAATTTCAGTACCAGTCtgctgattttggttttgtcctCAGTCAAGGGCGGAATAAACATCAAACTGGAAAAGGAATTACATAATTTGTTCCAATTATGAGATTCCAGTGAGGACTGTTATTTCCTTTCAGGAACCACCTGAGCACTGAAGCTCTTGAAAACTGTTTAGTTTCTCAGATTACAGACAATATCAGGTATTCCCAGAGTGGAATCACCTTAAAACAAACTGAAGTGGGCTTTCAACTGGAAGTGGCATGGTTACCCAGTCTGAGTGATGTATAAGGCTTGTTTTGTTAGGACCAGCAAGCACCAATTAATTTCTGCTAAAGGCTTTATCTTAATAGGACAGTAACCCGTGAATGATATAGATGGCGAGATTGTTTTGACACAAGCtcaagaaaatgcaattttcccCTGAGCTCTGTCTGGCACATCAGAAAGCGTTTACAGCATCACAGTTTCTCATCCTGCTCCGTCACATCACGCGTGCCAGTGGCTCCCACAGGTCACACCAGGTGCACCTTTTCACCTCctgaggggagggagcagaCATGGTTTTGGTCAcagccagaggctgcaggcagagaggagtGGCCTCTGGGGAGGCAAAGGTCACAAACCACCgagtgcagcagctctgtgacacAAACTTCCACCTGTACTCTGTTTCAGTTATTAGTATGTAACTCCAGACCACAACACTTGAGCTGGACTGAAGCAAAAGGCTGAGGATTAGAAAGGTTTCTGATGAGGCCAGGCTCGTTAAATTCCACTGTGCTACGAAACCCAACAGAAGCAGTTACCCAGCCAGTGCAGCTACAGCCTGTCCTCTTCACTTCTTCAGCAGCTGGTGTCTGATGATGAAGAAAGGGGCACCAAACCCACTCCCAAAGAACACACACATTGTTGCCAGCAGCCGCCACTTGTTGGCCACAGAGAATGGCAGGTTctaaaggggagaaaaaaaaaggagttttactTTTGCAATCAAAGCATTAATTCCTTTCTAAGCCATTCAGATGCACTATgaatcccagggaaaaaaaaaagaaaaaaaaaagttgtttcaaagcattttcagtatttcccaggaaaagaaatataatatttaaggtaataaataaccttccagtatctgaagggtACCTACAGGGAAGCTGGTGATAGACTCTTCATGAGGAATGACAGTAACAGGGCAAGAGGGAACAGATTCtaagtgaaaaaggaaagatttcagCTGGATACTAGAAAgaaattcctggctgtgagggtgggcaggccctggcacagggtgcccagagaagctgtggctgcccctggatccctggaagtgtccaaggccaggctggggcttggggcagcctgggatggtgggaggtgtcccgGCCCATGGCAGGGGCGGAATAAaatgatctttagggtcccttccaacccaaacactCCATGATTACAGCCTGCATGTGACCTCTGGAGGTCACTTCGTCccctcttctcctctccctccagcccaaGGTGGGGCCAGTTTGCCGCAGGTCTCTTGCGGTCAGATGTAAAAACTCGTGGGGACACACATCCACAGGCCCCCCAGTATTCTGATATTTCATTATCTTCACCGTGAAAAATTTCCTCCACCAGGTACGGATGTAAAACTAACCTTTTAGACCCAAGTCTTGAGAAAACACGCCAGGTACATCAGAAAGCGTTTACAGTATCATTGTTACCCCTCATACCGCAATGCTCATCATCTGTaccacagcagggaaaggcGCTGGGGTCGGTCACCACACAATTTgcgctgctgtggctgtgtgggcACCACCACGCCACCCCAAAGCCCACACAACACCAGCCAGGCACCAACCCCCACCCCGCCATCCCTCTCGCCGCGACCTTCAGCGGGCCAGGACGCTGCTGCCCACCTTCCCGGGTCCCTCCTCATAGTGGCTGCGGCGGATGGCGGAGGTAGCGAAGCGGCGGACACCGGCGGAAAACATGATAGCGGCAAGAAGCAGCGGCCACTCGTCCGCCCTGCGCGACCTTCCCGAGGCTGGCGCGGCCGACGGGAGCCGGAACCGGAAGCGAGAACGAGGAAGGGCGCCTTGGGGGCATGACGGGAGTTGTAGTTCCACATGGTCACGTGGTGGCAAACGGCGGCCTGCGGTTGGTCGAGCCTCTCGCGCGCTCcccgggggcggggggggggggggggggggggggggggggggggggggggggggggggggggggggggggggggggggggggggggggggggggggggggggggggggggggggggggggggggggggggggacatcTCGGGAGCTGCACTGGACCACTTTTGACGTAGAACTCATGGATCCCGCTAAATGGACGAAAAATACAGTAACAGATTGGTTtatgttggaagggaccataaaatTCCCCGCCCCCTacgagcagggacacctcctaCTGTCCCGGGCTGctccagtgtccagcctggccttgggcactgcagggatccaggcaccctgtgccagggcctgcccaccctgccagggaacaattcctgcccaaaatcccatccagctctgccctctcctAGTCTGCGTCCAtcctcccttgtcctgtcactccaaggtcttatttttttttaaagagtttatCGTGAGGGATGGTGGTGATTTGTACGTGACTTATTTACATGGTATCACTACCTTTAGTGACTATATTGCGGTGTATTTAAACTTCGTCAATGTGAAGGGAAAGAAGGACTCCCAGCACCCTTCACCTTTGCCAAAACGATACTTCCAATATTAGCcgtctccatttttttttttttttttatggattattttaaagacagacttttcaggaaaagaagTTTGATGCTGCCATCTCAGTGTTgtaagaaagtattttttgttttatttatttattttggtttttttttttggtggtttttttttggttgttgttttttttttccatagccTTTCTGCATATTTATGTACTGCCAAAGGATAGAAAAACCAGGATTTTTGTGCTCACCAAAGTAATACTTTAATATAAACAGGTTAAAATGACTTTAAGAAGTGAGGCTTTATTACATTAGTTGGTGGTCCTTTGCTGTTAACAGGTGATACAGAACCCTTGGACATCTTTTGTCATTACTTGTGGATCTAGTTGTGATTTCCTTAGCTAgttgtttttcagatttttttttcctttgtttagatAGACCTCTATGTTTATTTATCAGAGTTTgcaatgctttttttcccccctccattTGCTAATTCCGAGGTCTGTTGATAGATGTTTCCccattcattttttccccctacattTGCTAATTCCGAGGTCTGTTGATAGATGTTTCCCCATTCTtgttaaattcctttttttcccccctccattTGCTAATTCCGAGGTCTGTTGATAGATGTTTCCCCATTCTTGTTAAATTCCATTGCTGTTCGGGCAGCCAGGCCTCTTCCTCCCCCCTAATCCCCCTTTTCTCAAGCATTTTCTAATTGGAATTAATGGCACGGTGGTGCTCTGCGGTCTGCTTTATCATCTTTATAACAAATGTTCTTGTTTTAATGTGGCTCTTTTCATCCTGTAGGGGATTTTATAGTGTTGCTGCACAGGAGATGCTGAATAGAGGCGTAAAGATTCCTGTTACACAGTTGCATTAGCAACAGCACTTTAATCCTACATGCTCTGCAGATGTTTTCTCTGTAGACAGAAGAGGGGATGTCTAGGTAAATATGATTAGAGAGTGTAGATATCTAGAGTTGTTTTACAGCTGGAGAAATAGAGCTGAACGCTCAAATCTGTTCTCCTTACAAAACATAAACTGATACAAAGTAAGTGTTCTTTCTTCTGAGCATCTTCTAAAGTGTTAGAAATATGATGTACCTTAATTATGATGAGCATAATCTCGTATCAGGGCAGATTTTTTGCAGGAGCTGCCAAGTGTTCCACTGCATGCCTTTATAAAAAGGTGTGAGTCTAACTCACACAGACTGTGGGAATTACAGAATTAATTACTGGGTGAAATTCCCTGGCCTGTGCCACGCAAGGGATCAGAATGGGTGATTATACTGGTACCTTCCAGCTTTTAAATCTACGAATCTTTGGATTTAGGCTGCTTGTTcacatctttttatttctaccattctctcttcctttaaaaaagctATTACTTTTTGCCAGGTTATCTTTTTCATCTTCAATAGCACGTtacattttgctgctgtgaatATGACTAGGTGATGAGTTCTTTCAGGTGCTGCTTTCTTACTCACTTTCCCCCACAAAGAATGCTTCTCTTCTTGATCTAGATgccaaaaaatacaaataagaaaGAAACACAGGTAGCTAAAGAAAGTAGTGCACAAGGTCTATCTTTTATGATCTTGATGGAAGAAGGAAGCATAGAAAGCTTAGTGTGTTTTTTACAGAATTTACAGGGCCATAATTTGGGGGTTGAAACTGCTAATCTCTGAGAGAACCAAGATAAAAGTCGTACTGGCTTTTAGAATCCTCTTTAGTGAGTAAGTAAACAGCTGTctttaaatgctgaaattttgTGTGATCAGGTTTGGATGAGTGTACTTcattaaagcttttaaatagCATAAATTCCCTAAACTGTTTTCCTAGTGTCATGGACAGAGGGCTCAGGAGACAAAACAGCTGTCACTGGTGACTCAAAAACATTGCTTTTCTCCAGAAATTATCCTCTGTTTTTGTTGACACgataatttattttgtctaGGAATTAACCTCCCTTCAGTCATAAGGTCAGGTATTAGCCACAAGATTAGGCAGTTGTTAAATGCTAAGTAATTAAAGGGAAAGGGTGAGTTGAAGCTGGGAGAGACATTATATAATAGATATTAATTATATGTTTTTTAGGAAAACTGTGGGTTATCAGAGATGGAAAATATCTCTGATAGAGTAATTTGTCAGTCAGTCTAATTTCACAGCTCTAGCAGTATGTCTTTCATAAGGATAATTGCTCATTTGTGATAATTGTTTTCCTTCCGCAAAGTAGGTGTTCTGAAATATAAAACTATCTTACAAATGTCAAATAAACAACTAATAGTATTAAAAATAACGTGGGGATCTTCATTCATTTGTGATAATTGTTTTCCTTTCGCAAAGTAGGTGTTCTGAAATATAAAGCTATCTTACAAATGTCAAATAAACAATTAATAGTATTAAAAATAACGTGGGGAtcttcagctgcagaaagagGTGTTGGTATGGGAAGCATTTGTCATTAGCGGAGTGAAAAGCTGAAAACCTTGACATGAAATTGTAAAGGAATTGTCCTTTGGAAGCAGTCACAGATTTGTTGCAGGTATTGATAGCAACAGGATGCCCCTGGGAGGAGGCTGTTAGGGGAAGTAGTGTCTTTTATTCTTCCATTATAGTTGTTAAAACCAGTCAAGCTTCCAAATGTGCAAGCCTTCCTTAAGGTGTGAAACTGAGCTACTTCCAAATGTAAATATGcactgaaaataattgtttcagGGCACAGTTCAAAGGGCATTTTCCTCCCCCAGCTGTTCTTTGGACTGGATAATTTCACAGATCCAGTTCAGGGTGTAGTGGCACAAAGGCCTAACTGGCCCACAGAAAGGTGTGAAACAGCTGTAGCATTAAAAAGGTGGAAATGGATGCACAGAATTAGTGCTTTTCTTGGCAGCAACATCAGTTTATATTAGCTGAAAGAGCTTGTCCAAACTACAGCTCTACAGCAGaatacatttatattatttgctATTAGGGCATGAGTAAATTATCACGATACAAATCAAACTCTTTCCCAAGCTCCAGATACTGCTAATGCCTAGTGCATTAATTAATTGTATTTCCCAGGTGTGATGATATTCAAGATAAGATGGTAAGTACTAAAATATTACTTAAGCAGGTTTCAGTGTATTGTGATGTGTTATAAACAAGCgaataaaatactttgaagtTTGGTAATATCTTTATGTGCAATCCTCTTCCTGACAATTTACTGTTGTTATTTTATCAGCCACCACTCCATAAATTGTCTTTAAGATGGTATAATtagcatttttaacattttacaGTTAACATGCCAACATAAAAGTTTACATATGCAGCTCAAGTTACTGTTCTCAACCTGAATTAAAATACTATTATTTTTGCATCTGAAACCCTAAAGTGGACCTGTGCATCTGAATTTTGCCAGTTAACTCTGATTGTATAATTTGGTTTGCCATTAGGATTGTAGGGGGAGGTAACACAGTACCTGTGTAATTCATACTTTTAAGCCATCATGAGTATAAAAGTGCTGTGGGAACTTCTTCACAGTGTCTCTGCTTAttagtgtaatttttttagtgaaaaataCAGGTAGTATGAAAAGTTGAGCACAAATTTATAGATTGAGTGTTATCCATGAAAGCAGCTAGGTTGGATGTGCATACTAACAAAATCACAGTTTTGACGAGGTACCtagataaatttatttttacgTTATGTGAAATAGTTCAAAAGTTACCCCCTCATGTAAGCAATTCCTTATGGAAGCAGAGTCTCTGCTGAAATACTCATAGTATTTCAACAACTGAAATAAGTCTCTAACAATAATATTTTACCttgacagaaatgttttttttcattattcttttgcAGCATTAACTAAATCTCCCAAAAGATTGTTTAAGATACGTGACGGAAGGTTGGCTACCCCGAACCTTTTCTAGAGGCTTCATGAGGATACAGCACTTGCACAGTGAGTAAGAGACactttgtattatttattttgtcttcatgTCTTTCTCTAAAATGGAGTATGCAaagctctgtatttttattgtagACACCCAGACTACTGGCTTGCTATTACAGCTCGCAGCATTATAATTACAGGCACTTTGGACTATCTCATTGTAACAGGCATTTCTTGGTTGCTAAATCTTGTGCTTTTGTGTGTAGGAATATCTTAGGAGCCCTGAGATCACCATTTTTCCTTGCAGAGGCAATACTCAATTTGTTTGGtggtaaaagtaaaaaaaaaatgcccttaatttttctgctctgtttgtgGATATTTTTGTATAGTTTAaaatgagggttttttaaaagtcttctTATTGGTTTCTCTATCAAGAGGACAGTATGTGGTTCAAAATACgcacagaagtgaaaaagaGCCTTCAAAATACAGTTATTCTAGTGTACATATGATATATATGATTCAGATCCTTGTCACACACAGTTTTAtgtctttttcattctttacaaTTCTTCAGTCATGCACAAGCCTTTCTAATATAATAATATTCTTGTATTATTATTCAAATGTTTATTTACTATGTAAAGATTTTATTGTTTATAAAGTCTACCACTGATGCCTTGTTTCTAGCTGTTCACAGCTGTACATATTGTCACTCTGAGCTAAGTGAAAGACTTGCATgtgtcttaaaaaaatttaaatttaattaaaaaaaaaaatctattttgtttCTGTCCCTTAATCTTGGAAAGAAATGCTGAGGGGTAGAGCTCCATTTATAAAATCAGTGTTGTCAACAAGGTATTAGTTGTTTCCAAAACCATGATAGATACTGTGAACATTTCCTAGAGAGATGTATTCTTTACAGTAGGCTAAAATTTGTGACATATTGTGCTAGCCCATAAATGCTGTTGAGTTTTGAAGGAGGTGTTTAACTTccccaggttttgttttttacaagtTAAAAACCAAATTACACTCAAAGTACCAAGTCAAGCAGTTGATGTACAATGAATTGAAAAGGGCTTTTTTATGTAGACTGTGTATGTGGTAAAGTGATATACTAAGATAGCAAGTTTCTGTAATTTCCGTGAAAAGGGATGACCAAGCATAAGAACCAAAAATTGAGGAGCATTTGCCTAGcgtggtggttttttttcccagtcattGCAGGCATGCTCTGGGTGATTCCCAGTGCTGAGGATTCCTGTGAGACAATGCCAAAAGAAATACAGCAGTTAGAGAGAAATTAAGATGGAGGGAGGAATGCTTTTTTATTAGGTACTTTTTATGCAAAAACGTACTTTTAACTGTTGAGGATCAATTTGCATTCCTCTATAATTTATTGTAACAATGTGATTACACCTCTGTTTACTATTGTTTTTAAGTACTTTCACAGTACACTTTCTGGACTGATGTTTCCAACAACTTCTAGTTGGCCATCAGCAAGAGCTCTCTGTACTATTACTTCCTCTAATAATGGCAGATGGTTTATCTGCTAAGCAAgtattgctttaatttttcttgttaatATGTTGTTAGTCTATAAATGCACTTGTGACAGCAGCTTTTAACTGTGTCTTTTACAGCAAGGATGCCCAGCACTGTTGTTACTGCTGATTTACCATGATGAAAGAACAGTAACTGATGTTTTTATAATCCACTCTCATTCCATACACAGACATGCCGGTGTTGACGAGAGGTGAAATTGTGTAATTCAAATTTTGACATCAGTGAGTATATAAAAATGATTTATCATCCTAGTTCTCAGAGCTCAAAGCTGGAACTTCTGAGGTTGCTGAAAGTACTTGTAGGTGCACTAGTTCATGGCACCTGATGAGATacacccacagctcctgaaGGACTTGGGTAATATTTCACCCTCCTGCAAATATGTGACAAGAAAATATGCATGTTTCATATGATACTTTGATTCATTAGTGACATTCCAGTTCAGTCTAGCTGTTTTATTTACATGTGAGCCTGTCAGTTCCTCCAGTGACCTGTTCACTGACTTCTTCTCCAAACTTagtttttcagaatgtttttgtAATATGCTGGTGAAATTGAGTGTATCACCTATCAGTAATCATTATCATGAAATATTAACTGTTTGAAATGTTGAATGTGAAGTCTGCTGGTGGCCTGGTTTATATTCATTGTGCATAAACATTATCACCTATGTTTATGAGGTCAATAGCTAATGTCTGCCAAAGCACAGACACTTTTCGTGTCAGGACTGGCTGCTTGGTCAGCACTCAGGCATGCTGAAAGTGCAGTGAATATTTTGTCTTGGACTTGGTTATGTTTTTTCTATATAATGCAGACTGTACTGACTGAATAGAAATATGAACATAAAATGAAGTGACAGTGATGAGGACTCACATCATCTTCATTACAAGCACTAACAGAGTCACTCTTCTAGAAGGTCTAGCATCAAGTTTGACAGTCAAATGAGCAGGAGGAAATACTCTACTGATAAACTTCCCATAATGGAATAagcaaaagttttattttataggATGGCATTTTCAAAGGGTTTGCAGCTTCTGCTTTACCATAGGTTACTAAGTATCCAAAACAAAGTTTGCGCCAAGTTGCAAACTGCAAATGCAGGCTGAGAGCTGAGTCACCACTATTTTTCCAAATGGGAATCTCAAGTTAGTATTTTTGCCACATTGTTTGGCAGTGGATCTGCTTCTGTGGCGTATCCAAACATTTTCGTGGAACATAAGCTGGATTTAGATAGT of Ficedula albicollis isolate OC2 unplaced genomic scaffold, FicAlb1.5 N00261, whole genome shotgun sequence contains these proteins:
- the LOC101807117 gene encoding cytochrome c oxidase subunit 7C, mitochondrial; its protein translation is MFSAGVRRFATSAIRRSHYEEGPGKNLPFSVANKWRLLATMCVFFGSGFGAPFFIIRHQLLKK